The genome window ATCACGACCACGTTCTTGTCCGTGTAGTCGAGGTCCTCCGGCCAGTCCTGCGGGTGGACGATCCGTCCACGGAATTCGTCCGCACCGGGGAAGGGCGGTGAATAGCCCTCGTCGTAGCGGTAATACCCGCCCGCGCAGAACACCCACGAGGCGTGCACGCTGGTCGTCTGTCTGCCGGGGCCGTGTTCGACGATCGCGGTCCAGCGCCCCTCCGCGGTGGACCACGCGAGGTCTGTGACGCAGTGCGAATAGTGGATGTGCTGCTCGATCCCCTCCTCGGCGGCCGTCTCCCTGAGGTAGTCCAGGATCAGACGCGCGGGGGCGATCGAAGCGCTGTGGCGCCACGGACGGAACTCGTAGCTGAAGGTGCTGAGATCGGAGTCGGAACGCACCCCCGGGTACCGGAACAGGTCCCACGTGCCGCCGAGTGTCGCGCGCGCCTCGAAGATCGCGTAGGTCTTGCCCGGCGTCCGCTCCTGCAGGTAGTGGGCCGCGCCGATCCCGGACAGACCGGCGCCGATGATCAGCACATCGACGTGGTCGGGCGGCTCACGTGTCGAACCCGTCATCGCCTCAGTCCCCTCGACGGAGCGAACAGCTCATGTGCAGCATCCTCCCGCGTGCGATTCCCGGGATACCAGGGAAGAATGTCCCGGAGAACCGGGACTTCGGCACGGGTCCGTGCTTTGCGGAGCGAGGGAGCTACTCTGCGGGGTGCTCTCGGAGCACCTCGGCCGCGTCGTGCCGGGTTCTGGCGTGCAGCTTGGCAAGGATCGTGGAGACGTAGTTCGCGGCGGTCTTCTCGCTGATGCCGAGCCGGCCGGCGATCGCTGCGTTGCCGAGTCCGCGTTCGACAAGCCGCGCGACCTCCTGCTCCCGGCGGGTGAGACCGAGATCGGCGCGCGACTCGCTGGTCTCTCCTGGCAGCGGGACGCGCGAGCCGAGCAGCCGGGCGCCGCTCTGAGCGGCAGCGAGCGCCGCGAGGATCTCATCACCGGGGGCGTCTTTGAGCACGAACCCCGACGCGCCGGCGGCGAGGGCTTCGCGAACAGCTCCGTCGTCGTCGAAGGCTGTGACCACCACGACGCGCGTGTCGGGGAGCTCGGCGACGATGCGGGCGGTCGCGCGCGCGCCGTGCAGCCCGGGCAGCCCGAGGTCCATGACGACGAGGTCGGGTCGATGGCTGAGCGCGGCCTCGACCGCCTCTGTGCCGCTGGCCGCTTCGCCGACGATCTCGTACTCGGCCGAGCGCAACAGCGCGGCGAGTCCGCGGCGGAACACCGGATGGTCGTCGACGAGCAGCACACTGGTCACGGCGCCCCCAGCGGGAGCGATGCTTCGACCAGGGTGCCCCCGCGGGAGCCGACGGCGATGCGCGCGCTCCCGCCGAGCTCCTCGGCTCGGTCCTTGATGGATCGCAGCCCCATCCCCGGCGAGGGCAGAGCAGGCATGCCGACCCCATCGTCCTCTACTCGGATTCGCATTGCTCCGTCCTTCCCGCCGATGTGTACTGCGATCCGGCTCGCGTCAGCATGGCGACGCGCGTTGGTCACCGCCTCCTGAACGATCCGCAGAGCGGCGAGCTCGACAGCGGCGGGAAGGGAGTCGGGAAGGGATGCGGCGTGGATCTCGACGCGGGAGTCGGCGCCGACCCGGTCGCGAATGGCGGCGAGCAGACCCCGGTCGTCGAGAACCGCGGGCCGCAATCCGTAGGCCAGCTCCCTGGCACGGGCAGCGGCGTCTTTCGCGTCAGCGAGGAGCGCGGAAGCCGCCTGCCGGTCCGCGCCCTGCGGGAGGCTTCGAACGAGCCCGTCGGCCGCGAGGGCGACGCCGGCGAGAGCGGGAGAAAGGTCGTCATGCAATTCCCGCCGCAGTTCCCGCCGTTCCTCCTCCCGTGCTCGGATGAGACGGTCACGGGTGTGCTGCAGCTCTGTGACGGTGGCCGCGTCGTGGAGCGCCGGCGCGGCACGGCGTGCGAGCTCGGTGACGACGGCGCGGTCGCGGCGCGTGAGGGCAGTCTCACCCGGGCGTGGTGCGATCCGAAGCTCCCCGAGGACCGAGCCGTTGAACGCGATGGGAACCTGCTCCTCGTCTCCTCGCAGGCGGCCCGTTTCGGCAGACACGACTCCGCCGACATCGAATGCGACTCCGGCGGCTCGTAACGACTCGGCGATCGATGCGACGAGGACTGCGGGGGCCGCCTCCGCACGCCCCGTGGCCTCGAGCCGGCGCTGGAAGCGCTCGCCGGACGCGCGCGGCGAGCGGCGCCCCCTGTACACGATGCCGGTTGCAAGCCACGCCGAGCTCGCCACGACCGGCAGGGCGAGCACCGCGACCGCCGCCGTGCTCCAGCCCGAGCCGTAGGGATCGATGACCGCAGCGACTCCGCCCAGCGCAGCAGCCGCGAGCCCCAGCGCGATCAGCCACCACAGTATGGAGTCGACCGGCAGGAGGCGCGGCGCGACCAGTCCGACGATGAGACATGCCGCGAAGGCGAAGACGAACACTGCGGCCGCCGCGGCCCCCGCCGGCCCCAGGCTTCCGATGCCGGGCGGGTGCATCCTCGCAGACATCACGAGGAGCGTCCCCATGCCGCCGAACGTCACAAGTGCGCCGAGCGCAGCCCATCGCACCCGCTCACGATCCTCCGTATCGAGCGACCGCGCGTACCGCGTCAGCGCCCCCACGACGAGAATCGCCGAGAGCACCAGGATCACCGGATTCCACCACGGTGAGATCAGCAGACCCGGTGCGACGGGAAGTGCGGCGCACAACCCGATCATGAGGATCGCCGCCGCGGCAGCCCAGACATACCGGACTCTCCCGTCCGGGTAGCTTGCCAACAGCACCGCGATACCCGCCCCGATCAGTGTCGCGTCCCAGGGCGAAGCCGACGGCGCGGCGACCTGCAGAAGAGTCCCCGCGAGGTAGGCGGCGACGCCGACGGCGGGGAGCCACCGGAGACGGGGCATTCGCTCACCGGGCATGCGCCGATTCTGCCGCGCACCGGGACCCGGCGAAAAGTAGGAACACCAGAATCGCCGACTGGCTCGTCATCCAGGAGGCGTCCCCGCAGCCTCCCGCTCCTCGGAAGCGACCGCGGCGACCGCGCTGACAAGGCGTCGCTGCTCTCTGACGATCCTCGACTCGGCTCCGTAGTTCGCTTTGAAGTCGTCGGCGAACTCGACCGGGTCGCCGAGCAATCGGTGGATCGGCGTCCGGTCGGCCGCGGCCTGCGCGAACAGGTCGGCGAGGTCGTCGACCATCCGGAGGCGGCGTGCGTCGTCGCTCGGACCGGTCTTCGTCACGTAGCGCAGCACCGCGCGCATGGTCGTGTCGTAGGGCTCGGGGAGCCGGCCGTGCTTCGCGGCGTGCGGGTTCGTGGAGGGCATCGTCGTCTCCGTCAGGATTCGTCTACGGGGTCTACGGGGTCTACGGGGTCTACGGGGTCGTGGATGCGCTGGACGCGGGTCCAGCCCCGCCAGCCGCGCTCGTTGAGGATCGCGAGAAGCCTCACGGCGACCGGTGAGGAGGCGAGCGTCGTCGCGTCGACGAGGTCGATCAGGGTGTCGTCCACCTCGTCCGGATTCTCCGACGCGCCCGATGCGATCGATCGGTTCATCAGCGTCTCGAGGGCATCGGCGAGCTCGACGATGCGCGGCTCATCCGCCGTCCAGTCGGCGGCTTGCGAGAGGAGGAGGTACAGCCGGACCATGTCCGGATCGTCCAGCTCGGCCTGCTTCCGGGCGATCACCGCGTCGATCTCGTCGGGGACCTGCGCGGCGACCATGATCCAGGCGTCGCGCTCCAGCTGCAGGATGCGCTCGTCCACGCCCATCCCTCGCAGCCGGTCGAGGTAGTCGACGACGCTGGGCGGGAGGGCCAGGCTGTCGCCGGATGCGAGCGCTGCGATGCGCGTGCGGTTCCGCTGCAGCCTCCTGACCTCGGCGCGCAACTGCGCGTCGATGCGCCGGACCTCGGCGGCGAACTCGTCCGGGTCCGCGTCGAGGAGCTGCTGAACGCGTGCGAGCGGGACACCGGCCTCCGCGAGCGTGTGGATCCGGATGAGGGCCACCACCGCGGCGGCGTCGTACGTCCGATACCCCGAGCGGTCGCGCGGGGGCTCCGGCAGCAGGCCGATGCGGTGATAGTGACGCACCGCCTTCACCGTCACCCCGGCGTAGGACGCCAGCTGGCCGATGGTGATCACGGCCGCGCACCCGGGCTGCCCGCTGCGCACCGTCCCGCTGCACACCGTCCCATTTACGTCCACCGCCTTCCTCATCCACCAGTGTGCGGCGTTGACCCAGGGTCAGGGTCAACACCGTTCCTGAACGTCGATTCCGTCGGGGAGGACTCAGGCCGCCGTCAGCGACTCGGAGCGCTGTCGCGGCAGGAACAACGCCGCCACGAGCGCAGCGCCGGACAGGGCGATCAGGGCGGTGGCGGCCTGGTGCAGACCGGCGACCGGCCCGGATGGCAGCGCGCTCCGGGTGAACTCGGTCACGATCACGGCGATGCCGATCGATCCCGCGATGCGCTGCCAGATGCTGAAGAGCGTGTTCGCGTCCGCGAGGCGCGAATCGTCGAGGCCGCGGAGGATGACCGAGAGCAGCGGGGAGATCACGAGCCCGATCGATGCGGAGCGGACGGCCAGGACGAGCGCTGTCACCCAGAGCGGAGTGGTCAGACCGATGGCGAGGAGGGCGGCGCTCGCCGCCGTCAGCAGGGTGAACCCGAGCGAGACGGTCATCCGCACGGTCCAGCGGGAGAGCAGTCTCGGCCCGAACGCCAGACTGAGACCGGTGAGCACGCCTTGCGGGAGCAGCGCCGCGCCCGCGGCCAGGGCCGTGTAGCCCTGAGCGCTCTGCATGAAGACGGGAAGGAGGAAGATCGCCGCGTAGGTGACCACCGACGCGACCGCGCACAGGATCAGGGACAGGACCTTGGGTGCTCCCGCGATCACGCTGAGGTCGACGACCGGATGGGTGGAACGCCAGGCCCAGGCCGCATAGCAGGCGAGGAGGACGCCGCCCGCGGCGATGGGCACCCAGGTCTGCGGTGTACTCCAGCCTCCCGTCTCGCTGTTTCCCGCGCCGAAGAGCAGGACGCCGAGTCCTCCGGCGAGCAGCAGCCAGCCGACCGCGTCGAATCGCGCTCCCGGCTGCCGCGCGGCCGCGAGCGACCGGGGGATGCGTCGAACGCACAGGGCCGCGATCGCACCGATCGGGAGGTTGATCAGGAAGATCGCGCGCCAATCCCACACCGCGATGAGGATGCCGCCGAGGCTGGGCCCGAGCGCCGGACCCAGGAACAGCAGGATTCCGGCGGCGGGGGACATCGACCGGGCGCCGCCGCCACTCCCGAGCATCATGCTCATCGCCAGCGGGACCATGGGCGCTCCCGCGAGGCCCTGGACGACGCGCGCCACGATGAGCAACTCGGCCGTGGGGGCGAGTCCGCAGAGCAGCGAGGCGGCGGTGAAAGCGACGACGCTGACGAGATAGACGGGAAGGGTGCCGAAGCGACGGGCGAAGTACGAGGTCGCAGCGAGCCCGATCCCCAGGGCGAGGAGGTAACCGCTGACGGTCCACTGCACGGTGGCGAGCGGCGCCTTCAGCTCGGCGGCGATCGGAGCGACCGCGACGTTGACGATGCTGGAGTCGAGCATCGAGAGCAGCGGGCCGGCGAGAAGCGCGAACTGGACCCAGACCCCGAGCCGGGTCCGGGAGGTCTGCGGCGCGGTCATGGTCAGTCCTCGAGGAGGGGAGCCCCGGTGGCGGGCTCCCGCAGCGCGCCGAGCCACTGCCGTTCGGCCTGGTAACGCCGGATCAGTTCCTCCGTGACTTCCCGGTTCCACAGGTCGTGCTGGGCGCGGTCGAGCAGGACGGTCAGGTGCTGGATCCGCGCTTGGAGCGCCGCATCCCGGGCGTCGAGGATCGCGAGCCGTTCCTCCGGTTCGAGCAGCGAGAACTGCCCGAGTCGCGTGAGGAACTCGGTCTCGTCCGCGGCGGCCTCCGGCGGCAGCTCGGCCAGCAGGTCGTGGAGCAGTTCGCGACCGACGGGCGTGATCGAGTAGATGTGCCGAGCGGGGCGCCCCTGCTGCTCTTCGGAGACCTTCTCGACGGCCCCGGAGTCCTCGAAGCGTTTGAGCGCGGGGTAGAGCGAGTTGTTGTGGAGCACGACGCCCGTCGTCTCCTCCACTCGCTTGCGGAGCTCGTAGCCGTGGGCCGGCTGCCGCCTCAAGTGCCGGAGGATGAGGATGTCTATCGACGACATGTAGTCCAGTGTGACCTATGTCACACTGGACGGTCAAGGTGCCGGCGTAAGGATCTCGTTAGGACCTCGCCCACGCCCGAGTGTCGCGTCCTACGCTACGTCTCGTGATCAGCCCAGCACGCTCGACGGTGAGCCCAGCACGCGCGACGGCGAGCCCAGCGCGGCTCGCGTTGATCGTCGGCGCCCTCGGGGTCGTGTTCGGAGACATCGGCACCAGCCCGATCTACACGTTGCAGACGGTCTTCAACCCCGGGGACCCGCACCCGGTGGCCTTGACCGTCGACAACCTCTACGGCGTCGTATCGCTGATCGTGTGGTCGATCGTGCTGATCGTGACCGTCACCTATGTGCTCCTGGCGATGCGGATGGATAACCACGGCGAGGGCGGGATCATGGCGTTGCTCACCCTGCTGCGCCGCTGGGCGCCCCGCGGCCGCGCGCGCACGGTCGCCTTCCTCTCCGGGTTGGCCGTGCTCGGCGCCGCCCTGTTCCTGGGGGACAGCATGATCACGCCGGCGATCTCGGTGCTGTCGGCCGTCGAGGGCCTGAAGGTGATCAACCCGGGACTGGCGGAATGGGTGGTCCCGCTCACCGCCGTGATCCTGTTCATCCTGTTCCTCGTTCAGCGGTTCGGCAGCGCCGCGGTCGGGCGCCTGTTCGGCCCGGTCATGGTGGTCTGGTTCGTCGTCGTCGCGGTGTGCGGGATCTCCGGCATCATGGGCGACCCCGGCATCCTGCTCGCGCTTCTGCCCACCTACGCGATCGGGTTCCTCGTCGGGCACTTCCAGATCGCGTTCTTCGCTCTGGCGGCCGTCGTCCTCGCAGTGACCGGCGCCGAGGCGCTGTACGCGGACATGGGCCACTTCGGGCGCCGGCCGATCTCCGTCGCCTGGCTGTTCCTCGTCTTCCCGGCGTGCGCGCTGAGCTACCTGGGGCAGGGGGCGCTGCTCCTGCAGAATCGCGCGAACCTGTCGGCGCCGTTCTTCCTCCTCGCGCCGGCGTGGGCGCAATTTCCGCTGGTGATCCTCGCGACCGCGGCGACGGTGATCGCCTCGCAAGCGGTCATCTCCGGGGCGTTCTCGGTCGCTGCTCAAGCCTCCGGTCTGGGGTATCTGCCGAGACTGCGGGTGGCGCACACGTCGTCCTCGACGCACGGGCAGATCTACGTGCCGTGGATGAACTGGCTCCTGATGGTGTCGGTGATCACCCTGGTGTTCGCGTTCCGCAGCTCTGCATCGCTGGCGTTCGCGTACGGGATGGCGGTCACCGGGACGATCACGATCACCACGATCCTGTTCTTCTACCTCGCCCGGCAGCGCTGGTCGACGCCGGGCTGGGTGCTCTGGGGCGGCGCGACAGTGCTGGTGACGGTCGACCTGCTGTTCGTCGCGGTCAACCTCACGAAGTTCACCCACGGAGCCTGGCTGCCGCTGGCGATCGGGTTGGCGGCCTTCACCGTCATGACGACGTGGCAGCGCGGGCGGGAGCTGATCACCGACCGCCGGACCCGTGCGGAAGGGTCGCTGACCGAGTTCGTGCGAGGGCTGCGCTCCGATCCCGACCTCGTCTACCGGGTGCCGGGGACGGCGGTGTTCCTCAACCCCGGGAGC of Leifsonia shinshuensis contains these proteins:
- a CDS encoding response regulator; translated protein: MTSVLLVDDHPVFRRGLAALLRSAEYEIVGEAASGTEAVEAALSHRPDLVVMDLGLPGLHGARATARIVAELPDTRVVVVTAFDDDGAVREALAAGASGFVLKDAPGDEILAALAAAQSGARLLGSRVPLPGETSESRADLGLTRREQEVARLVERGLGNAAIAGRLGISEKTAANYVSTILAKLHARTRHDAAEVLREHPAE
- a CDS encoding sensor histidine kinase, which produces MPGERMPRLRWLPAVGVAAYLAGTLLQVAAPSASPWDATLIGAGIAVLLASYPDGRVRYVWAAAAAILMIGLCAALPVAPGLLISPWWNPVILVLSAILVVGALTRYARSLDTEDRERVRWAALGALVTFGGMGTLLVMSARMHPPGIGSLGPAGAAAAAVFVFAFAACLIVGLVAPRLLPVDSILWWLIALGLAAAALGGVAAVIDPYGSGWSTAAVAVLALPVVASSAWLATGIVYRGRRSPRASGERFQRRLEATGRAEAAPAVLVASIAESLRAAGVAFDVGGVVSAETGRLRGDEEQVPIAFNGSVLGELRIAPRPGETALTRRDRAVVTELARRAAPALHDAATVTELQHTRDRLIRAREEERRELRRELHDDLSPALAGVALAADGLVRSLPQGADRQAASALLADAKDAAARARELAYGLRPAVLDDRGLLAAIRDRVGADSRVEIHAASLPDSLPAAVELAALRIVQEAVTNARRHADASRIAVHIGGKDGAMRIRVEDDGVGMPALPSPGMGLRSIKDRAEELGGSARIAVGSRGGTLVEASLPLGAP
- a CDS encoding DUF1048 domain-containing protein, with translation MPSTNPHAAKHGRLPEPYDTTMRAVLRYVTKTGPSDDARRLRMVDDLADLFAQAAADRTPIHRLLGDPVEFADDFKANYGAESRIVREQRRLVSAVAAVASEEREAAGTPPG
- a CDS encoding MerR family transcriptional regulator, with the protein product MDVNGTVCSGTVRSGQPGCAAVITIGQLASYAGVTVKAVRHYHRIGLLPEPPRDRSGYRTYDAAAVVALIRIHTLAEAGVPLARVQQLLDADPDEFAAEVRRIDAQLRAEVRRLQRNRTRIAALASGDSLALPPSVVDYLDRLRGMGVDERILQLERDAWIMVAAQVPDEIDAVIARKQAELDDPDMVRLYLLLSQAADWTADEPRIVELADALETLMNRSIASGASENPDEVDDTLIDLVDATTLASSPVAVRLLAILNERGWRGWTRVQRIHDPVDPVDPVDPVDES
- a CDS encoding DHA2 family efflux MFS transporter permease subunit, yielding MTAPQTSRTRLGVWVQFALLAGPLLSMLDSSIVNVAVAPIAAELKAPLATVQWTVSGYLLALGIGLAATSYFARRFGTLPVYLVSVVAFTAASLLCGLAPTAELLIVARVVQGLAGAPMVPLAMSMMLGSGGGARSMSPAAGILLFLGPALGPSLGGILIAVWDWRAIFLINLPIGAIAALCVRRIPRSLAAARQPGARFDAVGWLLLAGGLGVLLFGAGNSETGGWSTPQTWVPIAAGGVLLACYAAWAWRSTHPVVDLSVIAGAPKVLSLILCAVASVVTYAAIFLLPVFMQSAQGYTALAAGAALLPQGVLTGLSLAFGPRLLSRWTVRMTVSLGFTLLTAASAALLAIGLTTPLWVTALVLAVRSASIGLVISPLLSVILRGLDDSRLADANTLFSIWQRIAGSIGIAVIVTEFTRSALPSGPVAGLHQAATALIALSGAALVAALFLPRQRSESLTAA
- a CDS encoding PadR family transcriptional regulator, translating into MSSIDILILRHLRRQPAHGYELRKRVEETTGVVLHNNSLYPALKRFEDSGAVEKVSEEQQGRPARHIYSITPVGRELLHDLLAELPPEAAADETEFLTRLGQFSLLEPEERLAILDARDAALQARIQHLTVLLDRAQHDLWNREVTEELIRRYQAERQWLGALREPATGAPLLED
- a CDS encoding KUP/HAK/KT family potassium transporter translates to MISPARSTVSPARATASPARLALIVGALGVVFGDIGTSPIYTLQTVFNPGDPHPVALTVDNLYGVVSLIVWSIVLIVTVTYVLLAMRMDNHGEGGIMALLTLLRRWAPRGRARTVAFLSGLAVLGAALFLGDSMITPAISVLSAVEGLKVINPGLAEWVVPLTAVILFILFLVQRFGSAAVGRLFGPVMVVWFVVVAVCGISGIMGDPGILLALLPTYAIGFLVGHFQIAFFALAAVVLAVTGAEALYADMGHFGRRPISVAWLFLVFPACALSYLGQGALLLQNRANLSAPFFLLAPAWAQFPLVILATAATVIASQAVISGAFSVAAQASGLGYLPRLRVAHTSSSTHGQIYVPWMNWLLMVSVITLVFAFRSSASLAFAYGMAVTGTITITTILFFYLARQRWSTPGWVLWGGATVLVTVDLLFVAVNLTKFTHGAWLPLAIGLAAFTVMTTWQRGRELITDRRTRAEGSLTEFVRGLRSDPDLVYRVPGTAVFLNPGSETTPLALRANVEHNHVRHDRIIILTVTVDTVPRVDDSARVQVVDLGDPADGIVHVTTRFGYTETPDVPRALRLLEPEPPEGALDVDGASYFLSKIELREGPERGMAHWRKRLFLAAAHITSDASNYFGLPRDRVIVMGSQIEL